CCTTCGACGGCGCCAGTTGATCCTTTCGCAAAAGTTAACGCCAACGAAACCTCACCGCGAGCAGATACCGGTCGTGAAACAGAACAATCTTTGGTAAATAATTTGCGATCGAACTCTGGCAGCATGCCCCCTCCAAGCACTATGCCGCCAGCGGTTCCAACGATTCCACCATCAGGAATCACCTCAACTGCCGGCGATCGTTATTCGGTGCCGCCAGCTCCGCGTATCGCCATTCATACCTCGCCAGTTTCTTCCGATTTCGCCCCGCGCCCGGCACCGACCAACGAATACTTGCCCCGCAATAACACCACAGTAGATTTGTCACGGTCAACAATGACCAACGATTTTGCGGCGCGCACGCCAATGTCCGAAGTAGTGCCCACTTCTTCCGTTCCATCAAATATTCAGCGCAACGGCGACCAATATACGGTACAACCCAACGACAGCTTTTGGATCATTAGCGAAAGGGCGTACGGGGTGGGCGGTTACTTCAAAGCGCTATTTGAGTTAAATCGCAAACGGACCAAGGATTCTGAAGATCTGAAAGTTGGCGAAGTGCTAACTGTGCCCGACGAGGCGATGCTTCGCCGCATGTATCCCGATTTGTGCCCCAAACCGCGCAAGCAAACAGCCAGCCTGCAACAACGAATGGTCTCAGCCAATAGCCGCCTGCAAGGAGGAGGCCGTGTGTACACCATAGTCGAGGGTGATACGCTGTTCGAAATTGCACGGCACGAACTAGGTAAACCCTCGCGCTGGGGCGAGATCTACGAGCTGAACCGGGATGCTTTAGGCGACGATTTCGATTACCTGCGCCCCGGCATGCAGCTAATTCTGCCCGATCGACCCGGCGGCAGGCCCGCTGATTTGCACGGCAACACGGCCACTCGCCAGCCTGATGCATTCTATCCGCGGTAGTTTTTTAATTATTTTTGGGCTCGCGCGATGCAGATGGCAGGGCATCCAGGAATTTATCAAGCACTTGGAAAAATTGCGGCGTGCGCGGGTCGTTATGGTCGCCGCCATGAATAACGACAAATTGCTTTGGTTCATTGGCTGCTGCGAACAATTTGCGGCCTAATGCAATAGGCACAATTGTGTCGGCATCGCCATGCACTTGCAACAGCGGCCCATGATATTTGCCAATTGCAGCGGCAGAATCAAGCTGCGTTCGCATCAACTGCTTCACCGGCAAGTATGGATAATGCACGGCAGCAACGGCCGGCAAATTGTTGAAGCTGCTTTCTATCACTAAGCCTCGGGCCGGTGATTCCGCTGCTAATTGCACTGAAACGGCGCCCCCTAGCGATTCTCCCATCAGCACAATCTCGCTCTCGGGAATTAATTCGCGCTGGGCAAGCCACTTTCGGGCTGCACGGCCGTCGGCCAAAATCCCCGCTTCGTTTGGGGAGCCAGAGCTGCGTCCATAGCCACGATAGTCGTACGCCAGCACGGCCAGACCCATGTGATGCAGTTCCCTCAGCAAATCTGCGCGATGGCTGATATTTCCAGCATTTCCGTGAGAAAACAATGCCACGCCCCGCGGATGCTCACACGGCACAAACCAGCCGTGCAGCCGAGTGCCATCTGTGGCCTGAAACCAAGCATCTTCAAATTTTAACCCCGACGGGTTCCAATCACCGTCCGGGTACTTTGACGCAACAAACAGCAGTGTGTTTTCTAGAATCATCATTGCGACAATCACCACCAAATACACAATCAGCAACAAGCCTGCCACCAGCCAAATTCGTCGCTTAAATAAATTCGACATCCGGCACCTGCCACGTGAAACGATGTCTCGCCATTCATTTTAAGCCGAAATGGTAATCCGGATTGTGGGGATCAAAATCGGCATCGGTGAGGCCGGGATTTAGTTTCAGATTGACGTACGTGTACCGTTCCAAAAGCAGCGGCGGATCACCCTCATGTGCCGGCCAGTCGTAGGCTTCGTAGTGCAGCGGCACCGTCAATTCTTTGTCGATGAAAATTCGAGCAATATGAAAAATGAACCCGGGACGCCGGATGGGATGCATGACGGTAACCAGAATGCAGGACCGATCGCCGACTTTCGCCCGGTCGTTGCGCCACACATAGCATTCGGCATATTTGCGATCGTGCTCGCCAACTTCGATAAGCCGTTTAGTCAAATTCGCGATTCCCAATTCTGTGATGGGATATCGCTGCCCCAGCATAGCAATGGCGCTTTTAGGATCCAGCCACACCGAGCCGGCCAGCGTCCTTAACCCACTCCCGGCGTGCCCGACCAACTGGTTGTCGTGGACTCCTTCCACGTACATGGCTTCCTGCCCTTTCAGACTCTCGGGAGCCAAAAAATCCATGTAGATGCTGAATGGCTGGCTACGAATTTTTACGTTGCAGATTTCCTGGGGCTTGAGCTGGCCGGCGAAGCGGCTTTGCATAATGACTGTGGCTGTATAATCATGCACGTTGTGGTCGATGTTTTCGAGAACCTGCTTCGCTAAATCCAGAGCGGCATCGAGCGGATGCGAGTGCCCTGCCTCTGCTGAAGCCTGCAGGCCACTTGAGTTCCCGCCAATAGCGGGCAATTTATCCGACCAACCTAAATCGCGTCGCAGGCATAGAAAGCCAAAAACAGCAATGGCCGCGACAACGGCGGCGCAAATAATTCCTCCGATTAGCCATTTCATAAGCAGCATCCCCAGTTCTAGGATGCTTCGATTGTTTGACGATCAACGTTCTTTGGCAAGTCCGGCGATGCAAATTCAATCCCAAAAACACAGCGACCCCGCGCCCGAGCAGGCAGCTCGGGAGCAGGGTCGGGATTGAACAAACGGTTGAAGTGAGGGGATTACCCCGCGGAAGACAGTCACTTCACATTGAAGCTGTACTTTGCGTTGTGGACATCAAAATCGGCATCCGTGAGGCCTTCGTTGACTTTCAAATTCATGTAGGTGTACTCTTCCAGCAACACCGGAGGACCGCCGGCTTGCGTGGGCCAATCGTAGGCTTCGTAACGGATGGGCACTTGCAATTCATCGTCGAGATAAATCCGTGCCATGTGGAACAGGAAATTTGCCCGCGGCACGGGATGCGTTACTTGAATCATCGTGCAGACTCGGCCGTTGACTTTGGAGCCCTGAAAAAACTGAACGTCGCATTCGCCGAATTGCTTGTCATGATCACCGACTTCAATGAGCCGCTTGGTTAAATTAGAAATGCCGATTTCGGTAATTGGATAACGCTGACCTCGCATCGCCATCGCACTGGTGGGGTCTAACGATACCGTGCCAAATCTGTATCGAAACGTACCGGGCGGCGCGTGGGCAAACATTTTGCCGTTGTTCTGCCCTTCGACGTACATACACTCTTGCCCTTTAACATCTTCCGGGCCAATGAAACCGAGATAAACACTAAATGGCTGCTGCCGAACTTTGATGAGTGCATATTCCGGATCGCCGAGCTTACCATCGATGCGTTCGTGCTTCACAATCGTGGCGGAGTAATCATGCAGATTGGCCTTCATATTCTCTTGGACTTTCCAGGCCATTTTCAACGCGGGCTCCAACGGATGTTGTTGTGTAGAGGCCGGTTGTTGGGCGCTCGCCGAGGCTGGTTGCATAAGTCCTTGCGGCATGACAGTATTCGTTTCGGCAACCCGCAATTGAGCCTGAGCAATTGACGCTTGAAAATAAACGGCCAGGACAAGCACCGAACAGAACAAGCCGCTCATCAAAAACTTGGGTGCGATCGTCGCGCAATAGGCCGCGCGTTGAACAGACTGGGCACGCAGAATTGGCATAACATTCACTCCCTTGAAATCGCCGTTGCGCGAAATAGCTTCCTAAGCCGTTGGGTTGCCGTTGTGTTGGAGGCGGGTCACTAACTTTTTTATCTTTTCATCGTCCAGTGATAACAGCGAGCAAGTTCTATACCGCCTTGCAACCACCTAGGTCGAGGGCGCTTTTCACCGGTTATTGATATTGGCGCAACCCCTTAAACCGATGGAGGCTTAGGAAGGTTATGCAAACCTGGTCAAACCGAATACGCCGCCGTACACATGCTTTTCATCGCCACGATTACTGGCAAGAATTACATCCGCTTCAAAATCACGGTCCAGTTTGCCCAGGCCGATTTGTAGCCCTTGTTGGAAATTGCCCCTATTTCAAATGGCTGTCAAAGTACAATACGGAGTAGGGGCACCGCCCAGAAAACCGTACAGACCACGGCAAATAA
The sequence above is drawn from the Pirellulales bacterium genome and encodes:
- a CDS encoding LysM peptidoglycan-binding domain-containing protein, with the translated sequence MAREAKLGLMFIGILLTVFCALLIKRLTKHPSLPSMNLSASATKPTDAAPRSYAPPQPAPPTLVTPQDDNTRPPEYAMNGRDDLKQNAALGWTNSTAQPTKTDLSREATPVASPPPSLLSEPLPVTEADNRYSSRNPEQTNELHTKAPLPYHSGYSAANDDSRSTPSTIDRAPPSTAPVDPFAKVNANETSPRADTGRETEQSLVNNLRSNSGSMPPPSTMPPAVPTIPPSGITSTAGDRYSVPPAPRIAIHTSPVSSDFAPRPAPTNEYLPRNNTTVDLSRSTMTNDFAARTPMSEVVPTSSVPSNIQRNGDQYTVQPNDSFWIISERAYGVGGYFKALFELNRKRTKDSEDLKVGEVLTVPDEAMLRRMYPDLCPKPRKQTASLQQRMVSANSRLQGGGRVYTIVEGDTLFEIARHELGKPSRWGEIYELNRDALGDDFDYLRPGMQLILPDRPGGRPADLHGNTATRQPDAFYPR
- a CDS encoding alpha/beta hydrolase, coding for MSNLFKRRIWLVAGLLLIVYLVVIVAMMILENTLLFVASKYPDGDWNPSGLKFEDAWFQATDGTRLHGWFVPCEHPRGVALFSHGNAGNISHRADLLRELHHMGLAVLAYDYRGYGRSSGSPNEAGILADGRAARKWLAQRELIPESEIVLMGESLGGAVSVQLAAESPARGLVIESSFNNLPAVAAVHYPYLPVKQLMRTQLDSAAAIGKYHGPLLQVHGDADTIVPIALGRKLFAAANEPKQFVVIHGGDHNDPRTPQFFQVLDKFLDALPSASREPKNN
- a CDS encoding DUF1571 domain-containing protein, with the protein product MKWLIGGIICAAVVAAIAVFGFLCLRRDLGWSDKLPAIGGNSSGLQASAEAGHSHPLDAALDLAKQVLENIDHNVHDYTATVIMQSRFAGQLKPQEICNVKIRSQPFSIYMDFLAPESLKGQEAMYVEGVHDNQLVGHAGSGLRTLAGSVWLDPKSAIAMLGQRYPITELGIANLTKRLIEVGEHDRKYAECYVWRNDRAKVGDRSCILVTVMHPIRRPGFIFHIARIFIDKELTVPLHYEAYDWPAHEGDPPLLLERYTYVNLKLNPGLTDADFDPHNPDYHFGLK
- a CDS encoding DUF1571 domain-containing protein, with protein sequence MPILRAQSVQRAAYCATIAPKFLMSGLFCSVLVLAVYFQASIAQAQLRVAETNTVMPQGLMQPASASAQQPASTQQHPLEPALKMAWKVQENMKANLHDYSATIVKHERIDGKLGDPEYALIKVRQQPFSVYLGFIGPEDVKGQECMYVEGQNNGKMFAHAPPGTFRYRFGTVSLDPTSAMAMRGQRYPITEIGISNLTKRLIEVGDHDKQFGECDVQFFQGSKVNGRVCTMIQVTHPVPRANFLFHMARIYLDDELQVPIRYEAYDWPTQAGGPPVLLEEYTYMNLKVNEGLTDADFDVHNAKYSFNVK